From the genome of Eucalyptus grandis isolate ANBG69807.140 chromosome 2, ASM1654582v1, whole genome shotgun sequence, one region includes:
- the LOC104418507 gene encoding aldehyde dehydrogenase family 2 member B4, mitochondrial encodes MAARRLSSLLTRSLSASRLLSSGRNHGVGSSISRYSTAAAVEELISPPVQISYTQHLINGHFVDAASGRTFPTYDPRTGDVLAHVAEGDAKDIDRAVAAARKAFDEGPWPKMTAYERSRILLRFADLVEKHNDELAALETWNCGKPYEQSAKSELPMLARLFRYYAGWADKIHGLTVPADGNYHVQTLHEPIGVAGQIIPWNFPLIMFAWKVGPALACGNTIVLKTAEQTPLTALYAAKLFQEAGLPPGVLNVVSGYGPTAGAALASHMNVDKIAFTGSTETGKVVLELAARSNLKPVTLELGGKSPFIICEDADVDKAVELAHFALFFNQGQCCCAGSRTYVHERVYDEFVEKAKARALKRSVGDPFKKGIEQGPQIDVEQFQKVLRYIRAGIDSNATLECGGDRLGSKGFFVQPTVFSNVQDDMLIAKDEIFGPVQSILKFKDLDEVVRRANTTRYGLAAGVFTKDIDVANALSRALRVGTVWINCFDVFDAAIPFGGYKMSGIGREKGIYSLNNYLQVKAVVTPLKNPAWL; translated from the exons ATGGCTGCTCGCAGATTGTCTTCCTTGCTGACTCGTTCGCTCTCTGCTTCGCGGCTCCTGTCTTCAG GAAGGAACCATGGCGTGGGAAGTAGCATCAGCAGGTACAGCACCGCAGCCGCAGTCGAAGAGCTGATTTCGCCGCCCGTCCAAATAAGTTACACACAGCATCTGATTAATGGGCACTTCGTGGATGCGGCCTCAG GAAGAACTTTCCCAACGTATGATCCTCGTACTGGGGATGTCCTTGCTCATGTCGCTGAGGGTGATGCCAAAGATATTGACCGCGCTGTGGCGGCTGCTCGCAAGGCATTCGATGAGGGACCCTGGCCAAAGATGACTGCTTAC GAAAGATCGAGGATACTGCTGCGCTTCGCCGATTTGGTTGAAAAGCATAATGATGAGCTTGCAGCTCTGGAGACATGGAATTGTGGAAAGCCTTATGAGCAGTCTGCCAAATCTGAATTGCCAATGCTGGCACGTCTGTTTCGGTATTATGCTG GTTGGGCTGATAAAATCCATGGGCTGACAGTCCCGGCCGATGGAAATTACCATGTGCAAACATTGCATGAACCAATTGGTGTTGCGGGGCAGATCATTCCGTGGAACTTTCCTCTCATTATGTTCGCTTGGAAAGTCGGACCTGCATTGGCATGTGGTAACACAATTGTCCTAAAGACAGCAGAACAAACACCTTTGACAGCACTGTATGCTGCAAAACTCTTCCaggag GCTGGCCTTCCTCCTGGTGTTCTAAATGTTGTTTCTGGCTATGGTCCTACAGCTGGTGCGGCTCTTGCAAGCCATATGAATGTGGACAAG ATCGCCTTCACTGGATCGACCGAAACTGGCAAGGTTGTCCTGGAATTGGCTGCAAGGAGCAATCTGAAGCCTGTGACATTGGAACTAGGAGGCAAATCGCCTTTCATAATCTGTGAGGATGCTGATGTTGATAAAGCCGTGGAGCTTGCACACTTTGCTCTTTTCTTTAATCAG GGGCAATGCTGCTGTGCTGGGTCTCGTACATATGTGCATGAACGAGTGTACGACGAGTTTGTAGAGAAGGCAAAAGCTCGGGCACTGAAACGTAGTGTCGGAGATCCTTTCAAGAAGGGTATCGAACAAGGTCCTCAG ATTGATGTGGAGCAATTCCAGAAGGTGCTTAGATACATAAGAGCTGGAATAGATAGCAACGCGACTCTTGAATGTGGAGGCGATAGATTAGGCTCCAAAGGTTTCTTTGTTCAGCCAACAGTTTTCTCGAATGTCCAG gatgatatgctgatagcaaAGGATGAGATCTTCGGCCCTGTGCAATCGATATTGAAATTCAA GGACCTCGACGAAGTTGTCCGAAGGGCCAACACCACACGTTATGGTCTAGCTGCAGGCGTTTTCACTAAGGACATAGACGTAGCGAACGCGCTATCACGGGCGTTGAGGGTCGGGACCGTGTGGATCAACTGCTTCGACGTCTTCGACGCAGCGATTCCGTTCGGTGGTTACAAGATGAGCGGGATAGGACGGGAGAAGGGGATCTACAGCCTCAATAACTATCTGCAAGTCAAAGCCGTAGTTACGCCCTTGAAGAATCCGGCTTGGCTGTAA